Proteins encoded together in one Planctomycetaceae bacterium window:
- a CDS encoding NADH-quinone oxidoreductase subunit NuoF — MDKASDFGIPVKPKQAGKTYIYVGTGTCGLGAGAGKTVTAITNYIRDKGLNAELVEVGCIGMCTAEPIMEVKTGSKCRVSFSKVTEDKVAGILDDVLAGKIGEVKPIYQYPEEGLEKWDSVLNMNEYSFFKHQKRLVLANCGIINPDSIEEYVAAGGYKALAKMINGMTPDEVCDTVEKSGLRGRGGGGFVTGKKWKFARANSADQKYLICNADEGDPGAFMDRAVIEGDPHRLIEGMAIAAYGIGASKAYVYIRAEYPLAIKRVIQAMEQAKKYGILGKNILNSGFELEIKIKKGAGAFVCGEETALMNSIEGRRGMPKPRPPYPAVRGLFDKPTIINNVETLANLPDVINIGWEKFASVGTKTSKGTKVFALSGRVKNTGLIEVVMGTTIRQIVFDIGGGIEKDKKFKGVQIGGPSGGCIPQQHLDIQIDYESLKTVGAMMGSGGMVVMDEGTCMVDLARFFMDFIQKESCGKCIPCREGTRRMLEILNGICSNYHNKTTSQTLQRFKGVMSLRKLAQVIKDTSLCGLGQTAPNPVLSTLRWFPEEYEAHIYDRKCPAGVCKELLNYKINEKKCKGCTLCATKCPVGAIKGAKKAPHYIIEDKCIGCGNCVEVCPFKAVEVS, encoded by the coding sequence ATGGACAAAGCAAGTGATTTCGGAATTCCGGTAAAACCAAAACAGGCCGGTAAAACATATATTTATGTCGGAACGGGAACCTGCGGACTGGGGGCAGGCGCAGGCAAAACGGTAACAGCTATAACCAATTATATCCGTGATAAAGGACTGAACGCAGAACTCGTCGAGGTCGGATGTATCGGTATGTGCACGGCTGAACCAATTATGGAAGTCAAGACCGGCAGCAAGTGCAGAGTATCTTTCTCGAAAGTTACGGAAGATAAAGTCGCGGGGATATTGGACGATGTGCTGGCAGGCAAAATCGGCGAAGTAAAACCGATTTATCAGTATCCTGAAGAAGGACTTGAAAAATGGGATTCAGTTTTGAATATGAACGAATATTCGTTTTTCAAACATCAAAAAAGATTAGTGCTTGCCAACTGCGGAATTATCAACCCCGATAGTATCGAAGAATACGTCGCTGCGGGCGGTTATAAGGCGTTGGCGAAAATGATTAACGGTATGACGCCTGACGAAGTTTGCGACACAGTCGAGAAAAGCGGATTAAGGGGACGCGGCGGCGGCGGTTTCGTTACCGGCAAGAAATGGAAATTCGCACGCGCAAACTCGGCAGACCAGAAATATCTTATCTGCAACGCCGACGAAGGCGACCCTGGCGCGTTTATGGACAGGGCGGTAATCGAAGGCGACCCGCACAGACTTATCGAAGGTATGGCAATCGCAGCTTACGGTATCGGCGCGAGCAAGGCTTACGTTTATATCAGAGCGGAATATCCGCTGGCAATCAAACGAGTTATCCAGGCGATGGAACAGGCCAAGAAGTACGGGATTCTCGGCAAAAATATTCTCAACAGCGGATTTGAGCTTGAGATAAAGATTAAAAAAGGCGCGGGCGCATTTGTCTGCGGCGAAGAAACGGCTCTTATGAACAGTATCGAAGGCAGACGCGGGATGCCAAAACCAAGGCCGCCGTATCCTGCCGTTCGGGGTCTGTTCGATAAGCCGACAATCATCAATAACGTTGAAACGCTGGCGAATCTGCCGGATGTTATCAATATCGGATGGGAAAAATTCGCGTCGGTCGGAACAAAGACCAGCAAAGGCACGAAAGTTTTCGCGTTGAGCGGCAGAGTTAAGAACACCGGCCTTATCGAAGTTGTGATGGGTACGACGATACGACAAATTGTGTTTGATATCGGCGGCGGTATTGAAAAAGACAAGAAGTTCAAGGGCGTGCAAATCGGCGGGCCTTCGGGCGGCTGTATTCCGCAGCAGCATCTGGATATCCAAATCGATTATGAATCACTGAAAACTGTCGGAGCAATGATGGGTTCTGGCGGTATGGTTGTAATGGATGAAGGAACCTGTATGGTTGACCTTGCAAGGTTCTTTATGGATTTCATTCAGAAAGAAAGCTGCGGCAAATGTATTCCGTGCAGAGAAGGTACGCGAAGAATGCTCGAGATTCTCAACGGCATCTGCTCAAACTATCACAACAAGACGACTTCGCAAACGCTGCAAAGATTCAAAGGCGTTATGTCGCTTCGCAAACTGGCACAGGTAATCAAGGATACAAGTCTTTGCGGATTAGGCCAGACGGCTCCGAATCCTGTGTTGAGCACGCTGCGATGGTTTCCTGAAGAGTACGAAGCTCATATTTATGACCGCAAGTGTCCGGCAGGCGTTTGCAAGGAACTGCTGAATTACAAAATTAACGAAAAGAAATGCAAAGGCTGTACTTTGTGCGCGACCAAGTGTCCGGTTGGGGCAATTAAGGGCGCAAAGAAAGCTCCGCATTACATTATCGAAGATAAGTGTATAGGCTGCGGCAATTGCGTTGAGGTTTGTCCGTTCAAGGCAGTTGAAGTATCGTAA
- the nuoE gene encoding NADH-quinone oxidoreductase subunit NuoE has translation MSEIKTVLEKYPNAKRESLIAILQEVQDIEGYLSRGAICQIGEHLKLPSAKVYGVATFYNQFRFVKPGVFKIQLCRGTACHVKGSLKVLEAVKNELKIEPGQTTKDGLFSLEVVACIGACGLAPVVAVNGEFHASVTPEAVKKILNSYREKAVQDGQSK, from the coding sequence TTGTCAGAGATTAAAACAGTTTTAGAGAAATATCCGAATGCCAAGCGCGAAAGTCTTATCGCGATTTTGCAGGAAGTTCAGGATATTGAAGGATACCTTTCCCGCGGCGCAATTTGTCAGATAGGCGAACATTTGAAACTGCCAAGCGCAAAGGTGTACGGCGTAGCAACATTTTATAACCAATTCAGGTTCGTTAAACCGGGCGTATTCAAAATCCAGTTGTGCAGAGGGACAGCCTGCCACGTAAAAGGTTCGCTTAAGGTTTTGGAAGCGGTTAAAAATGAACTCAAAATCGAACCCGGACAGACAACCAAAGACGGGTTGTTCAGTCTGGAGGTCGTGGCGTGCATTGGAGCGTGCGGACTTGCGCCTGTTGTCGCAGTCAACGGCGAATTCCACGCATCTGTAACGCCGGAAGCTGTAAAAAAAATTCTTAATTCATATCGTGAAAAGGCAGTTCAAGATGGACAAAGCAAGTGA
- a CDS encoding redox-sensing transcriptional repressor Rex, translated as MAPKKTIERISLYRRIVGNLLNSGKKQAFSHEIAKLAGVKSSQIRHDFMFIGTNGRANAGYDLKELMGHIEDFLTGGEADNFCIVGVGNLGRAVLAFFHARHNNVVIKAAFDKDPALQNKVIHGCRCYSIDRANEIIQSEGISLGIISVPAEQAQAVAQILLEAGIKGIVNFAPVPLKLRQGVFVENVDLTMYLEKAAFFTRNIIPVKSPA; from the coding sequence ATGGCACCTAAAAAAACAATAGAACGTATAAGCTTATACCGACGCATAGTCGGTAATTTGCTAAATAGCGGCAAAAAACAGGCGTTTTCGCACGAAATAGCGAAATTGGCCGGTGTTAAAAGCTCGCAGATTAGACATGATTTTATGTTTATAGGCACCAATGGGCGGGCTAATGCCGGTTATGACCTCAAAGAGTTAATGGGGCATATTGAAGACTTTCTGACCGGCGGCGAAGCGGATAATTTCTGCATTGTGGGGGTTGGAAATCTGGGCAGGGCGGTATTGGCGTTTTTTCACGCACGTCACAATAATGTCGTTATAAAGGCGGCATTTGATAAGGACCCTGCACTTCAGAATAAAGTGATTCACGGCTGTCGGTGCTATTCAATTGACAGAGCTAATGAGATTATCCAAAGCGAAGGGATTAGTCTTGGTATTATATCCGTTCCGGCAGAACAGGCGCAGGCAGTGGCGCAGATTCTTCTTGAAGCGGGTATTAAAGGAATTGTAAATTTCGCACCTGTTCCGCTGAAGCTGCGGCAGGGTGTGTTTGTGGAAAATGTAGATTTAACAATGTATCTCGAAAAGGCGGCGTTTTTCACAAGGAACATAATACCTGTGAAATCGCCAGCATAG